The genomic DNA CGGCATACAGACCCAATCTTCTGTGAACTTTATATCTCCATTTTCTCTTTTTCCAGACAATTGATATTACTACAGCACATAACATACTAATAAAAGAAGTACTCATCAGTATGGCATGAACTCTCCATAGAATCTCGTAAGCCATATATAATCTCCTCATTAAAAAACCGGGCAGCATCTGTTGAAAACCTAATGCGGCCCGGTTCCGAAGTCAAATTGAAAGCTCAATATCACATATCTTTTACTGTTATGAAGTTCAAATGAATCCAGACAGTATGGGGAGGAAAGTTTCCTGTATCCGGTTCTACAGTATGGGCAACAAAATGGAGTTCCATCTCGTCAGGATGAGCGATAGAGCCATCTGCAGGCTTCATGGGAGAATAATAAGCACTCTTATCAGCATTATATATTGCATAATCTTTCTTGTTTCTTGATGCTTCTGTATACATCATATGCCCAACCAGAGCTTCATACACAAGTTCATCATTTACATACACATCAGCCGGGCCCCAGGATGCCAGATCAGATTTAACCTTGGGCATAACAGGAGCTTCCTGCCCTGTGTCACCATGAATATATACAAAGTCTGCAATTCCACCTTCCCAGAATTCTGATCCTTCATCAAATTCTGTATATTCGATCCTGATATCCCCGGTATGACTCACACCAGCTTCAGGATTGATTGTACCTTTGAATTCTACAATCATTTTTCCGGTATTTTTTTTGGCATTTACTTCAACCGTGGCCTTTCCTTCTAAAGGAACTACATTTTTTCCATCATAGACAAAGTTATCACCATATCCACCAATAAGCAGAGGATCAGTGGCTTCCAGTTTCCATACATCTTTATGACTGCCTTCATAAGCCATATAGTTCGTTGGTTCTTCTGCAGCACCCTCTGCAAAGACAGAAGTAAAAGAGGATAGGACAAATAAAATCAGTAAAAATACTTTATTCATATAGAATCTCCTTAACAAATTAGTAAAGGACAGGACTTCCTGTTCTGATTCTATAGACAAGATGACAAGGTGTTATATTACTTATTTTATATTATTTAATAGGAATCTTTTTTGTAATCCTCCGAAAAAGATAATAAACTTATCTACTGTGAAGACATCTTTAAACAGAAGCAACAATGATTGGATTCTTTACCTCAATAAGGAACATGCTGAATATAACAGGACTCTGGAAGAACTGAGGGAATATCTATTAAATGGATTAGGATATAGCTTCAAAAATCATAAGAAGCTTAACAAAGAGAATCTGGAAGATCTCTGTCAGGAGGCAATGATCAGAATAGTGGGAAATATAGACACATATTCCGGAGAGGCTCTTTTTACCAGCTGGGCAATGAAAATTGCGGTTAATACTGTTTTAAATGAAATTAGACATAAATCCTGGCAAAATGTGTCTTTAGAAAAATTTGAAAAAGATGAATCCTTCCTGAATACAGCAAAGGGTTATCCAATATATATGTCGCCTGAAAAAAAATTATTGAGAAAAGAGATGGCCCAACTATGCAATACTCTCATTGATGAAGAACTAAGTCAGAAACAGAGAACCGCTATGGTTTACAGAATGAAATATGCCATGCCTCTGGATGAAATTGCCAGACGGACAGGGTCTACCAGAAATGGAATCTATAAACTGCTTCATGATGCCAGGATGAAATTAAAAACAGCCATAGAATCAAGGGGTATAAACAGCATTGATATCGCCGAGATGGGAAATTAGCTGATTGTTAGTAAGATATGATAGTAAGATATGACAGGGAGAGCAGGTCTAAGAGATGAGGAAGTCAGAATGAAAATGAAACCTGGAAAAAAAATGCATACCCATGCAGGACATACAGATGTACTCCTCACTATGATAAAAAACAGCTGTGCCGAGGAACTGGACTGTCAGAGTGTTTTTGAACATATGGAAGAGTATGCAGATTTTATACTCAAACGGAGAGATGCTCCTGAAATGGTACAGTTAATTGAGCAGCACCTTGCAATATGCGGTGATTGCGCAGAAGAGTTTTCCCTACTTTTGAAAGCATTAAAGGAATGACTGCAATCGACTGATCTCTTCGGCCCAGATAGAATCATCAATGGTTTCCAGCACCAGAGGGATACCGTCAAAGCGGGAATCTGCAGCGATTCGCTCAAAGGCTCCCCAGCCGATATTTCCCTGACCCAGGCTATGATGCCGGTCTACCCGGCTTCCCAGTTCGGATTTGGCATCATTTATATGCATTCCCCGAAGCCACTCAAATCCTACAGTTTTCTCAAATTCTGAAAATACGGCCTCGAAAGATTCTGTTGTCCTGATATCATAGCCCGCTGCAAACATATGACAGGTATCCAGGCAGACTCCCACCCTTGATTTGTCTTCGCAGAGTTCAATGAGTCTTGCAAGGTCTTCGAATTTCCAGCCTATGGCTGATCCCTGACCTGCAGTATTCTCTATAACCATTACAGCAGATTCAGTCCTGGATGCTGCAAGATTCATCCCTTGGGCAATCCTTTTAAGACAGTCATCTTCGGAGTACTGTTTCAGATGTGCCCCGGGGTGAAAGTTCAGCATGGTCAGTCCCAACTGCTCCACGCGCTGCAGCTCATCTATAAAAGCATTAACACTCTTATCCCACTTCTCCTGATCTTTATTCCCGAGGTTTATAAGGTAGGAATCATGGGGAAGGACCTGCCTGGAAGTATATCCGTTCTCTTCCATGGCCGCCTTGAATGAGTTTACATCCTCATCACTCAGATCTTTCGCCTTCCACTGCTTCTGATTCTTTGTGAAAAGAGCAAAGGCGGTAGCTCCGATCTTCTTTGCATTAAAGGGAGCATTCTTTACACCCCCTGCCGCACTGACATGGGCACCTATATATTTCATATTAACGCAGCTCCGCAAAATCAAGCCCCGTGGGTTCCTGAAACACTTTTAAACCAAAGTGAGAAAGGGATGCCAGGAGATGATCAAATATATCTGATTGAATATTCTCGAAATTACCCCAGTTGAGATCATTGGAAAAGACATAGATCTCCAGGGGGAGCCCCTTCGGTCCCGGTTCAAGCTGCCGCACAAGGAGGGTCATATCCTGGCGCACCGAGGGGTGTGATTTAAGATAGAAGCCCACATAGGCTCTGAACACGCCGATATTCGTCATATGGCGTCCATTGACCCTGGCATCATTTTCCTCATCAATATTGTTTAATTTATTCCATTTCAGGATTTCATCCTTCCGCTGCTTCAGATAAGGTTTCAGGATATGAATATCTTCAAGTTCTCTGATTTCATCATTAGTTAAATAACGGATACTGTTCATGTTTAAAGGGATGGATCTCTTTATCCTGCGCCCTCCGGCATGTGTCATCCCTCTCCAGTTTTTAAAAGTTCCTGAAAGAAGGGCCGATACAGGGATGGTTGAGTAGGTTTTGTCCCAGTTCTGTACGGTAACGGTTTGGAGGCCGATATCGATAACATCTCCATCTGCTCCGTAAGCCGGAACCTCAATCCAGTCCCCGATGCTTACCATATCATTGGCAGCCAGCTGAAACCCGGATACAAGACCCAGGATGGGATCTTTGAAAATGAGCATAATCACTGCAGAAAGAGCACCCAGTCCGCCTAGAACACCCGATATGGGATTTCCGGTTATGATAGCAATACCGATAAGCCCTATGGCAACCAGAATGACTATCTTTACTGCCTGAAGAACACCCTTAATAGGATGCTGTGCAGCACTGGACCGCCTGTTATACATTGCATGAAGAGCATCAATAACAGAGATCAGTATTCGTGCAAACACAACCAGTATCCAGAGGCTGACTGCTTTTTGAACAACCAGACGACTCTCACTGGCATCAGGTAGAGCGATAAACATCATATTCCAGAGAAAGAGAGCCGGAATCAGATTGACTGTATTTCTGAATACACCCGTTTTAAGTGCTATATCATCCCAATGAAATCGGGATTTCTCAACAATTCTAGTCAGAGGTTTTTTAATAATAAGATTTGCAATAATCCGGACAAGCCAGGTAAGGAGCCCGATGATCAGAATTAAAACAAAAATTCTGAATAGAGAATCCCACTGATCACTCCAGCCCCACTGAGATGGAAGAGAGTATATGTATTTCGTCAACAATTTGTTCATAGCAGCATTCTACCAGTTAATCACGAATCTTGTCTTTTCTCTTAAATCACTCTTATTAAAAGGTGATACGATTTGATCTTGACAGCTAAACAGAGGAGTGATATCTTTGATGCACGCGCGTGCATCAAATCACGCTCTATCGACCTGATTTCAGAGATATGAGAGGAATTACATTGTAAATCCAGAAGAAATCAGATTTTTTTTCACATTAAGTGCACACGCGTGCATTACGGAGTCATGAAATGATTGAAGCAAGTAAAAGTAACAATGCATCTGGGAAAATCACTTATGGAATGGTCGGCGGAGGAGGCGGATCTTTCATTGGTGAAGTTCACAGAAAAGCTATAGGCCTGGATGGAAAAGCAACCCTGGCAGCAGGCTGTTTCTCCCGATCCCTCCCTCTGACCCTTGAAACAGGAGAAACCCTGGGAGTCAGTAAGGACCGTCTTTACGAATCCTATATGGAAATGGCCGAAGCGGAATCTGAAAGAGAAGACGGAATTAATTTTGTATCCATCGTTACCCCCAACAGCTCCCACTTCACCATTGCCAGAGCATTTCTGGAAAACGGCATAAATGTTGTATGTGATAAGCCCCTGACAACAAACTACGATGAAGCGATTCAGCTTCAAAAACTGGCAGAAGACAAAAACCTTCTCTTTGCGGTGACCTATACCTACACAGGATACCCCGCCGTAAAACAGGCTAGAGAGATGATAAAACAGGGAGAAATCGGTGATATACGTTTTGTAAACGCTGAATACCCTCAGGAATGGCTGGCGGAAGCCGTTGAAAACGACCCTGCTAATAAACAGGCCGCCTGGCGGACTGATCCTGCTCAGTCAGGAATTTCAAACTGTGTAGGTGATATAGGAAGTCATGTTGAAAACATGATCTCCTACGTTACAGGACTGGAGATAGAGCAGCTCAGTGCCAGACTGGACAAAATGGTGGATGGCAGAAAACTGGATGACAATGCAGTCATAATGCTCAACTACAAGGGTGGAGCAAAAGGTCTTTACTGGTCCTCTCAGATCGCCTGGGGTCATGATAATGACCTTAGTTTCAGGATCTACGGTTCTGAAGGTTCCATATCCTGGCGTCAGGAAGATCCCAACTATCTGAAAATATCCAAGAAAGGTGAACATGTCAAAGTGGCATCCCGTGGGCGTGATGATTTTTATGATCATCCTGCATCATATATCCGGCTCCCCTCAGGTCATGTAGAGGGCTATCTTGAAGCCTTCGCCAACATTTATTCAACCTATATCGATGCTGTTTCGGTCAAGAACAGCGGTGGAATTCCCACAGAAGATCAACTTGATTTCCCCACTCCCCTTGATGGTGCCAATGGTGTCAATTTCATTGAAAAATGTGTTGAAAGCTCAGAGAAAAACTCAAACTGGATTGATTTCTGATCAATTAAAGAAAATAGAACCGGGGCCTTTCGGCTCTGAGAAAAAGAGAGTGAGACTGCAGATAAGTCTCGAAATATAAGGAGATTTTAAAATGGGAAGACCTGTAACAATTTTTACCGGACAATGGGCAGACATACCCTTTAACGACCTTTGCCCCCTGATTAAAAAAATTGGATACGACGGATTGGAGATTGCCTGCTGGGGTGATCATATGGATGTCCGTAAAGCCTCTTCAGACAAATCATATGTTGAAGAAAAACTGGAAACTCTTAAGAAAAACGGTTTAAAGAGCTTTGCTCTGGGAGCCCACCTCTCAGGACAATGTGTGGGTGATTATAACGACCCCCGACTTGATGGATTCGCACCTGCAGAATATCAGGGAAAGCCTGATGAAATCCGCAAATGGGGAGTCGAAGAGATGATCCATACAGGACGAGCCGCAGCAGCCATGGGTTGTACTGTTGTTACCGGTTTTATGGGCTCTCCCATATGGAAGTACCTCTACTCTTTCCCCCAGACCAGTGATGAGATGATAGAAGAGGGATATGAGAAAGTAAAAGAGCTCTGGACCCCTATCTTTGATGAGTTTGACAAGCTGGGTGTCAAGTTTGCCCTTGAAGTTCACCCCTCTGAAATAGCCTATGACTACTGGTCAACAAAGAAACTCTTTGAAGTCTTTGAAGACCGCCCCACCCTGGGATTGAACTTTGACCCCAGCCATCTGATTTGGCAGGGAGTAAGTCCCCACCTCTTCCTGAGAGACTTTGCTTATAGAACTTACCATGTACATATGAAGGACGCTTCTGTGACTCTTGATGGCCGTAGCGGAATATTAGGTTCTCATCTGGCCTTCGGAGACAGCCGCAGAGGATGGAACTTCAGATCTATCGGTCACGGACAGGTTGATTTTGATGCAATCATCCGTGAACTGAATGATATGGACTATACAGGTCCCCTCTCTGTGGAATGGGAAGATAACGGAATGGATAGAGAATTCGGTGCTGCTGAATCTCTTGAATACGTCAGGAAGATGAATTTTTCACCTTCCACAGTCAATTTTGACGGTGCAATGGAGAACTGATGTCGGACAAACCAATTCTTGAGATTCAATCCATATCCAAAGAATTCTCCGGAGTAACTGTTCTTGACGGTATCAATCTGCCTTTAAGACGGGGAGAGATACTCGGTCTTATCGGTGAGAACGGTGCCGGAAAATCAACACTGATCAAGATTATCAACGGGATCTACACCCCTTCGGGCGGCTCCCTGAGTCTGAATGGTGAAACAATTCAGATCAAGGATGCCCAGGCTGCCAAACGCCATGGAATAGCCATGGTTCCACAGGAATTCAACCTTGTGGACAGCCTGAATGTCTTTGAGAACATTTTTCTTGGCAGTGAACTCCGGAAAAAGAATGGACTTCTGAATAAAACAGAGATGCGTACCGTATCCAGATCTCTCCTGAGCCGTCTGGAAACAGAGATCTCTGTGGAATCAATGATATCCTCCCTCAGCGTTGCAGAAAAACAGATGGTGGAGGTCTCAAAAGCCCTGGTCCATGATGCAAAGATTCTTATCTTTGATGAACCCACCACAACTTTGACTCATCATGAAATCAATATCCTTTTTGATCTGATGAACAGACTCAGAGACGATGGGGTCACCATGATATTTGTTTCGCATAAACTGAAAGAGGTTAAAACCATCTGTGACAGGGTTGCCGTTCTTAGAGATGGTGTTCTGGTCAGTGTCAGTGAAATTGACCTCATCGACGAGCATCAGATGGCACAGAAGATGGTGGGAAGAGAACTTTCAACAATATTCCCCCCGAAAAGTACTCCGGATATGGATGAAGAAGTACTGTCTGTCCGGGGACTCGATGTTGAAAATAAGCTCTCTAACATCAAC from Oceanispirochaeta sp. M1 includes the following:
- a CDS encoding Gfo/Idh/MocA family protein — protein: MIEASKSNNASGKITYGMVGGGGGSFIGEVHRKAIGLDGKATLAAGCFSRSLPLTLETGETLGVSKDRLYESYMEMAEAESEREDGINFVSIVTPNSSHFTIARAFLENGINVVCDKPLTTNYDEAIQLQKLAEDKNLLFAVTYTYTGYPAVKQAREMIKQGEIGDIRFVNAEYPQEWLAEAVENDPANKQAAWRTDPAQSGISNCVGDIGSHVENMISYVTGLEIEQLSARLDKMVDGRKLDDNAVIMLNYKGGAKGLYWSSQIAWGHDNDLSFRIYGSEGSISWRQEDPNYLKISKKGEHVKVASRGRDDFYDHPASYIRLPSGHVEGYLEAFANIYSTYIDAVSVKNSGGIPTEDQLDFPTPLDGANGVNFIEKCVESSEKNSNWIDF
- a CDS encoding sugar phosphate isomerase/epimerase, which translates into the protein MGRPVTIFTGQWADIPFNDLCPLIKKIGYDGLEIACWGDHMDVRKASSDKSYVEEKLETLKKNGLKSFALGAHLSGQCVGDYNDPRLDGFAPAEYQGKPDEIRKWGVEEMIHTGRAAAAMGCTVVTGFMGSPIWKYLYSFPQTSDEMIEEGYEKVKELWTPIFDEFDKLGVKFALEVHPSEIAYDYWSTKKLFEVFEDRPTLGLNFDPSHLIWQGVSPHLFLRDFAYRTYHVHMKDASVTLDGRSGILGSHLAFGDSRRGWNFRSIGHGQVDFDAIIRELNDMDYTGPLSVEWEDNGMDREFGAAESLEYVRKMNFSPSTVNFDGAMEN
- a CDS encoding sugar ABC transporter ATP-binding protein; the encoded protein is MSDKPILEIQSISKEFSGVTVLDGINLPLRRGEILGLIGENGAGKSTLIKIINGIYTPSGGSLSLNGETIQIKDAQAAKRHGIAMVPQEFNLVDSLNVFENIFLGSELRKKNGLLNKTEMRTVSRSLLSRLETEISVESMISSLSVAEKQMVEVSKALVHDAKILIFDEPTTTLTHHEINILFDLMNRLRDDGVTMIFVSHKLKEVKTICDRVAVLRDGVLVSVSEIDLIDEHQMAQKMVGRELSTIFPPKSTPDMDEEVLSVRGLDVENKLSNINLSLKKGEILGLAGLVGAGRTEFAEAVMGLRSKKSGTISIKGQEVEITSPRKAIENKLGYISEDRQGRGIHTSFDLLANTTLISLKQYTNILLDKKKIQDTASKYVELFKTKTASLKTELQYLSGGNQQKVYLSKWMDTEPEILILDEPTRGIDINAKSEIYQFINQLTEQGFSLIVISSELEEIIGLCTRVYVLREGKIAGELTGEQINEEEIMFYATGVKVMEQV
- the nfo gene encoding deoxyribonuclease IV; protein product: MKYIGAHVSAAGGVKNAPFNAKKIGATAFALFTKNQKQWKAKDLSDEDVNSFKAAMEENGYTSRQVLPHDSYLINLGNKDQEKWDKSVNAFIDELQRVEQLGLTMLNFHPGAHLKQYSEDDCLKRIAQGMNLAASRTESAVMVIENTAGQGSAIGWKFEDLARLIELCEDKSRVGVCLDTCHMFAAGYDIRTTESFEAVFSEFEKTVGFEWLRGMHINDAKSELGSRVDRHHSLGQGNIGWGAFERIAADSRFDGIPLVLETIDDSIWAEEISRLQSFL
- a CDS encoding mechanosensitive ion channel family protein is translated as MNKLLTKYIYSLPSQWGWSDQWDSLFRIFVLILIIGLLTWLVRIIANLIIKKPLTRIVEKSRFHWDDIALKTGVFRNTVNLIPALFLWNMMFIALPDASESRLVVQKAVSLWILVVFARILISVIDALHAMYNRRSSAAQHPIKGVLQAVKIVILVAIGLIGIAIITGNPISGVLGGLGALSAVIMLIFKDPILGLVSGFQLAANDMVSIGDWIEVPAYGADGDVIDIGLQTVTVQNWDKTYSTIPVSALLSGTFKNWRGMTHAGGRRIKRSIPLNMNSIRYLTNDEIRELEDIHILKPYLKQRKDEILKWNKLNNIDEENDARVNGRHMTNIGVFRAYVGFYLKSHPSVRQDMTLLVRQLEPGPKGLPLEIYVFSNDLNWGNFENIQSDIFDHLLASLSHFGLKVFQEPTGLDFAELR
- a CDS encoding RNA polymerase sigma factor, whose product is MKTSLNRSNNDWILYLNKEHAEYNRTLEELREYLLNGLGYSFKNHKKLNKENLEDLCQEAMIRIVGNIDTYSGEALFTSWAMKIAVNTVLNEIRHKSWQNVSLEKFEKDESFLNTAKGYPIYMSPEKKLLRKEMAQLCNTLIDEELSQKQRTAMVYRMKYAMPLDEIARRTGSTRNGIYKLLHDARMKLKTAIESRGINSIDIAEMGN